The region AGCTTCAAAGCTCTGTTGTTCATATTCctaatatttaaacattttaaaactaatatttgatttaaaaaaattgctacatctttaaaatgaatgtgTATTTCTCAGGTGTTGCACTGGGCAGGTCCTCCGCAAAGATGCTGGATATCATCCCTGGCTGGAGCTTCTGATGGTGGATCCAGCAGCCCAGGGACCTGCTGGGCTTCATCAGCCAGGCTGCCCTGTGCAGAACGGGCTGCTGGACGAGCAAAAACTGCTGCTATACTTGGTTTCATGAGGACTGAGCCCTTCCACAGGACCCAGACTCATTGTGCTGCATTTTTAGTGAGGAACCAACATTTCCACTCTTCTGCTGTGAGGCAGAAGAAGCGACCAAAGCCTGAACCGCCTCCCAGAGAGCTGGATCTGCTCCGCTATGACATGAAGGACTTGTGGAAGAGTCCCAAACCTGCCCTGTACCTGGGGTTTGCAGGGCTGATCCCCTTCGTTTCCCCGACTCTGCTCATGGCTATGAGTGAGATGTACTTCCCAGAGCTGGCTTACGCCCAGTTAGCTTACGGCGCCTCTATCGTTTCCTTCTTGGGTGGAGCTCGCTGGGGATTTGCACTTCCTGAGAGCAGCCCTGCCAAACCTGACTGGATAAACCTGGCCAACAGCGTGGTTCCCTCCCTGATAGCCTGGGTGGCCATGCTGATGAGCGACAGCATCGTTCCTGCAGCCACCATGGTTATCATGGGACTTGGAATCTCGCTGCATTATGATCTGTCTCTGCTGCCCACTTACCCCAGCTGGTTCAAAGCCCTGCGCTCCGTCCTGACCGCCgtggcatttttttctcttgtagGGACACTCATAATGAATGGAATTTACCCAGAAAAGAAGATTTTCTCAGATTAATAgtataaaaaatatgcaaaacagtgttactatgtttttatttcaatgaTCAAACTTCAAGTTTTTTCTTGATATTGGAAGTTTCTGCCCCACTTGACCATCTTAATGACTGTCTGTGTGCTTTTGTTAGGCTGTAAGTTATGTTGTACATTTTACAGATCATGAACTCAACTCTGTAAAAGCAGAACGTTTCATGTGCAGCCATCTTTCATAAGGAGGCTGCAATGAAATATATTCATGGATGTTTCCTCTCTAACAAAATTCCTCCTCAGGACATTACTTCAAAGCCTTTTATGTGTAGAATTTTTGTATGTTAGTGAACCATCCTTAAATTATTCTGATGGAATAAATGTTTGTCAGTGACTTTTTTTGACCACCGGGAGGCGCCAAAGTCAAATTCTACATTTGCATCATCATTTAAAGAACTGAACAAAATGGACTGAGAATGTGGAACAAGTTCATGCTCAATGATTATCAAATAAATGCACTTGTAACTTTAAACATACTGTTCTTGTTTTGACTAAGGATGATTTTTATCTATAATATTTTATAGTCTGTGAATTCATAAGTcaccagagaaaaaaatatgcttTAAATTTGCCTGTTTCCTCTAAAATGCTGGGCCTCATCAGCCAGATTTCCCTCTTTAAAAAATGGGGATGCTAGAGGAGCAAAAAGTCCTGCTGTCCTTGATTTCATCAGGACTGAGCCCCTCGAGAAGAACCACACTCAAGTGTTTAGTTTATAATGTCAGAATATGCTGAAGAAATTTGAGAAGCTCATCCAGCAATTTTATTTACTTGACTCAAATAATAAGTTATCAAAACTGTAACTTTCAAGTTGTTCAGCTAGAACTGGAAAGCTGGAAAAGCAATCATCTTTTTTCTGATCAATTTCTTTGGTGTAAAcacagatgctttttttttttcctcgcaGGATCAGACAGCTCAAGTCAGGAGGACTGACATCACTGGGAAAAAGAGTATTACGTAAGATCTAAACTAGAGTAATCTGTACTTAAAGTCTCAGGCGTTACCTGCACACCATCAAATGACAACGTGTAGGTGAACGCTATCACAACTGACTAATTATTAGCTTTTATATGTTGTTccactttgaaaaacaaacctcAGTAAATGCACTCGAATCTTCTCGCTTTTGtactcaaatgtttttattcatgtaaacACCAGAATCTAATTCACCAAATATCGGAAAGAAAGGCAAAAGAAATGGAGGGTTGAGACATTCACAGATATCTGAGAAAAATCACATAAGGCACGTTACTTCCTGTTCACCAActtgactgaaaaatgtgcaataatGATGTCATTTAAAGGAGCCCTTGTGGAACCAACAACACTCAGGTGAACTCCTCATTCCTGAAAAGGACACACCTGTGTCAAACATTAACAGAATGTGAATTGAGCAAACACATTATTGCACTTCAAAAGTTTCCTCAGATTTCTAAGTGAAACAACTCTCCATTCAAAAGgaacattttacacaatattttAGGACTCTTTATAAAGGTGACAGACTGTctagaaattaatattttttcacttttgctcTGTCTACttttgataatgataatgaaatagcaaaaaaagaacaaaaaaagtgttattcCACTTCCACTGGTGTTCCACTTTACCAGGTGATGGCTTGGTTTGGTACAATAAGGTGCTTTTTGGTCAATTTTTAGAAGAACATGTGACACATTTCTGGTGAAGTGACATAATATTACTCATACTTAAAATGtctgatataaaaatattggcATTTCTACTCAAATcaacaattaaacaaaacaaatatgtaatgaaataaatcaaaataaacctCTCCAAGTGTTTTTGGTGTTCAGATTCTTAATATCTACCTCCTTGGTTGATTTTACTGAAAGTCAGTTGACCCGAAATGTGCTCCGAGACTTGAGCCGCGGGTGCATTGTAAACGCAGTTTGGACAAACTTAGTATAGTTGGAAACATTGTAGAAGTCCCGTTATTTATCGTGAGCCCTTTGTTAGTGCTACAggattttttaaacaatgtctTTTGCATCGTGGCTCAAGTGTTTAGTCAAAGTCCTGCAATTACTTTAAAAACTTCTACAATGGCTCCATCTGCAGCAGTTTGAGTCCAGACTTTGGTGACCTACAGGTAAACAAGTTCCTTACATGACAGTTTCCCGAATATGTTGGAAGGGAagtgtttcaaaataaaaatgctctGCTCTCTACTTCTGAATACCCAGGCCAGACCGCATGTACTCATACACCACGTAGCTGATGCTGACAGCCGGGATGACCTTCATGAAATTGGGCAGGATGCCACGGTAAAGTCCAAAGAAGCCTTCCTTTTCCAGAATCTTCTTCACCATCAGGTTCATTGGCAGCTGCTCTGAGCCTTCCATGGACGCTGAGAAAACAGAGTAAAATCAGCATCATAAAAAAATCCTTGTGTATTTGGACATTATCATATTATCTAATGTTTTGGCTCTGTACtattatttgaaatgaaacaatgactgaGGTTAAAGGGTGGACTATAAACTGTTAGTGTACATATCCATAGTAGGTAGTGCTAATCTAAACATCAAAAGTTGAAAGTCagcacttaaaggaccagtttgtaagatttagggggatctatcggcagaaattaaatacaatattcatacgcatgttttcattagtgtataatcacctgaaaataagaattgttgtgttttccttagcttagaatgagccctttatatctacatagagagcaggtcttcttccatggagcccgccatgtttaGACATTTGGCATTAGCCCAGAACGGCcaaaccaaacattggctctagagagggcctttcacgttaTTCGCGAGTTTCATGGCCACTGAAGGGTCTCCTATACGCTTGGAAGGGAGGCGTTGAGGGGAGGAATATTcgtttggttgcaatctgcaacctcaccactagatgccactaaatcctacacactggtcctttaaaaaggAATTGTtcagacattttgggaaatattcttATCTGCTTTGTTGCCAAAGTGCAAAATGTTGACCTACTCCATTACTTACTTTCTACTTTGTCCCCATTTAATAATCACAATCAATCATTTACCTCAAAGTTTGCAATATGTGCCATCTTTAAACCTATAATGTGACACGCTCTAGTTGGCAGACCTGAACACTGTTCAAAGAAATATTTATGAGCCTTTAGTAATGTTAACTCAATTTTTGCTGCCTTTTAAATGTTATTCGTTTACCCATAACAGAATATTCCCTTTTTAGTTCACTTACTGGCATTTTAGAGATTATATACctaacaaaatgtgtttttttaaaatcaaaagtaatttttaatgaaacataCTAACTACTTTTCAATGACTCTTTATAACATTGTGGCAATAGTTGTACTCCATCATTTCTAATTTGAAAGTTGGCTAAATTTTGAATGAGGTTTGGTTCTGTGTACCTTGTGCCTGCATCCTGGTGCGGATCAGAGCCAAGGGGTAGCTGGCCAGCTGGCCACAGGTGCTGGAGACGGTCCCGCAGCCCAGCAGCACCAGAATACCTGGGTTGGCTGTGTCTTTGGCGTAGCGAGCCAACCAGACGTTCTTCAAGCTCTGGTGAGGATCAGAGAGGTGTTTGCGTGTGTGATGAGGACGAGATTGAGTACTGCATTTAGTGCTTTACATCAGAAAGATTATTCATCTCCACGTACCTCGTACACTGCCAGATCTATCCCAGCGTAGGGTATGATGCCCAGAATATTGGGAATGTAGCCCTTATAAAACGCCTTCACTCCCTCCTTCTTCAGGATTTTCTTGGCACAGTCGAACATTCCTGAGTACTGTCCCGTCTTCCTCAAGGTCAGTCGGGTTTTCATCACCTGAATGGACAAAGATCATCAATCAGAGAGGCTGCTTTCACTAAGAGGAAGGGCTCCAATCTATGGTCTGTACGTGTGAATGCTGAGAATGTATAACCTTTTACTGCCACCTTTTAATATGTGTTTCATActgaaaaagattatttatatTGAAGATCATACTGAAAACTCATGCTCTGCTTGGCTTGCTCCTGTAGTTCCTATGGTCCTCTACACTGTTGTCACAtaagatgtttgtgtttctaacttcagtgtttttgttttcaccatTTGTGAAagtgtaatgattttttttaaaacactggcAATCATTAAGTCCTTAAAATGGTAGAAATAACGCAGGTTCATATGACAATGTTATTGTATTTGTTAACACTTCACAGACTCAAAAAGTTGAACAGCAAAAGAGCAAAGCTGACATTATACTTATTAAAGATGTTCTATTTGATTATTTCACCATTTTACCTTAATTAAATGTTGTtgggtgttttattaattaACTGAATTTTTAGTGGAAtgcttttatacatttttatgtgcTTGTTTTATCTTGGTTTTCCAatgtaaaacactttataactctgttttgatttgattatttctaTGTTTAACACAGCAACAAACCAACGTATACTGTAAACCTATGTATCCCATTAATTGTGATAAGTTGCctgacaaacacagatacacaaaccCTCCATGTTTCTGGGTTGTTAAAGTGCCACCTCTGCTCACCTCCATGGGGTAAATAGCTGTTTGTGCTGTTGCTCCAGCCAACGATCCAGCCATGAACCTCTCGTGGGTCTTGACCTTCCCTGGTTCACTGGACAGCAGCTTCTTATACTGGTGGAAAACAGTGACAAGGAAGTGTTGCATGAAAAGTCAATGACTATGATCTAACAGTATTATGGTCTTTGATATCAAAAAGTTACATCAACACGCTCCAGCCAAGCCTGAGGTGcatgttgtatttgtttttttggggagCTGAAGTTGATTTACCTGCTCATAGGCCATGAATTTAATGGCCGTCTCGGGGGCGATCTTCAGGACGTTAATACCGTTTCCTCTCCACAGAGACGTCACGCCTCCTTCTTTTAACATTTGCTTGAAACCACCAACCAGGCTGATTTTGTTGCTCTTGGAGGCATGCACCTGGAAACAAAAATACCTTGCTACTGTAAGTCATGACTTTCAGAAGAAAATATAATTGTAAGCAGTATGTAAAGTATAATAAAAATTAGTTCCACCTAATAAGAatgaatcatttttacattatcCATCTGAGCTGTTTCTCTCCATTATATTGTAATTCTGTTTCATTTGAGCCAATAACAAACTGTACaatcacattacacacactacacactactacTGCTTGAATTAAAACCATACATTTGTTTGGTCTGAAAGTTACACTATCCTTTAAGGAGTAACTTTAATTACCCCtggaaccaaaaaaaacaaaaaatattattctAAATGTGATTTATGATGAAGATCTGACACACCTGCATGAAGACCTTCATTCTGTCCAGCGGGGCGGTGCCTGTACGGGACACGGCGCCTGCCATGGCCCCCGCCGATAGCTGCTTCCACCACAGACCAGTggtcttctcctcctctgtgaaCTCATCTGGGATGGCGAGACTATCACCAATGTCCAGCACCTAGACACAACAGGATACAGTTAACTCACAGTCAGGGATATTTATTCATGAACTGtgtttcaaaacatcaacagtgagCTGAAGGAACATTTAATTACCCTTCAAACTGACAATTTCACACTAAAGGCTAAATTTCTCAGTGGCCTGTAGCCGCGCCAACTGATATTTGCCTATTTAAAGCCAAAATATGTGTTGTTTGTTATCTTAGTGCTGCGTAACTAATCTATTAGAATCTGTAAAGCCAGCAGATCTCTGTTCATTTACTGTGTGCTTTATGGCAATGGTgaatatgattattttcacttgAGATGGTCAGTTTCACTACAGGTTTGGTTTGCttgaaatataatttaaaatccATTGAAGCATACTTTTGAGATTGACTTAAACTCAATCACACAGCTTCAaaaccacatacagtatgattcAAAGCCTCACCTTGAACGTAAAGCCTGGCAGGACCAGACACACACCTTGTCCTCACCCAAAATGTTGCACAACTACAATAAAAGCACATGCTGTGAGATCGATTACATCACTGCACAGCACTTAAATCCAGTTGCATCATTGACGTGAAAATGAAAGAGCGCTGACACTCTGCATTTACAGTAATCtaatttcagttcagttaaataaaatgaatgttaaacaaatgttaaaTCAATATCAGTTATTAAATGATATTTCCTTCTGCATATCTTCTGATGAACAACATTGTCAGGCAACATCACCCTTCACTTaaggagagacacagacagtggacacaataacatgaacacctgtgcagtaaaaacatacatgatagCCTTTGTGAAGAAGCTTAATCTATTGAGATTGTGTCAGAAAAGCACTGAGTATGAACTTGGTggtgtttttgttgatgttctAAATAGCCTTTTACTGTGAGGTGTTCTTAATTTTATCACGTCTCTTCATACATTCATGCAGGGCTGggggaaaataaaacatgtacgGGAAACTTTAGAATATGTTTTAATCCAATCCAACAGCTGCACCACCAACAGCATCCTCAAAACCAAAGTTAATTAACACTTTTCTATTACATCTGTTGTATTAGAGGGCATCAGATTGTTCAGGTGTTCAGATGGTGTATATGACGGAAAAATGCTGCACAAACTCCTTACAAAACTTGTATGTGCAAAGCAGAGCTTGAATGATGCCGAATCTTTGATCTGACAACAATATATCAGTCAAAATTCTTAagttatttatatttagttattaaagaattgtgaccaaGACATGTACTGAGCGGGAcataaacttgtcagtgctctttGGTGGACAAACTACTTCATGGCAAAAGTTTCTTAATTATCTTGAACATATCTCGGACATTTCTGTACagaaatttcttgttttttgtaagCTGACACATACACCAATAGAAATATATATGTAGTATCTGTGATAACTTAAATTTAGATGATATTTTATCAGTCAGACCGATGTACCAGGCTCCATAAAGACACTAAAACCACATTTTAAGAACCTACCATATCCACCTCCACTTCATAAATCCCATCTTCGTCAAAGTCGAGGATGAACCAGCTTCTCTGCTGTTGCTGAGGCTGCAGCAGAGCCATGGCCATCTCAAGCCTTTAATGAAGCTGCTGATCCAGCACAGTATAGTCCCAAATTTGTAAAAGTTCCCTCCTAAACTGATCAGGATCCTTTACACGTTTCTAATCAGATGCCAAGGGTCTGCAGATCCACTCTAGCCTGAGAGGAGAAATACTGAATCTCCAGCCGTCAGTAACCATTGGCGTGAATACTGGAAGTATTGGGAAGCTGTTACTGCCATCGATGTGACAAACTACTGCTTCAGTCTCATCGGTGTCTCTTCCCATCTACGTCACCTTTGCCCTATCCTGTTCTAGActcacttcctctctccttgtcATGTCCCAATCCCACTGACGAGATAATCTCCCCCCTCAGGTCAGACTGAAATTAGCTTATCTCAGCCAAGTTTAGCAGCCAAAGGTTTATTTAATCTCTGAGGTTGTGCCAGTGAACAGAGACAGCAAACGTCAGAGATTAGCCATTGACTGGATCTGGCTGTATTTTCACGTACGGCAGTCATGCCACAGTATGTTTCTATATAGTCAACAATCTCCATGTGGAAAAATCCATTTAAAACTGCaggatttttaatatttttttttaaattttaagtactgattttaattaaaagtaattagAGGTCACAAACTCTTccacctctctccctccttttctcaCCTCCTCTGTGGGAATGAATGAGTCTAATCTGTTGACGCAGAGTTACTGATATGCTGCCAAAGTTCTTGACCAAATCCAGCATCAGCTGATGAATCTCTTTCACAACTTTCCCCTTCAGAGCCAAAGTTCTTAAAGTGCAATCTGAGACAGTCTAAGAACATTGAGGGCGGACGACCGAAAACCTCTATGTCTCTTCCATTTTTAGCTTAAAAAACAGGATTATActtaatgatttattttctgaagATGTGAACATCTTCCACCTGCTAAAACCGATGTGAGATGTGTCAGAAATGCTATTTTCATTTGTAACTACAGCACTTCTCATGGTACAGAATATGTAATTTCAAACTGGCTTACTGTAACATAAGGGAATTTGTGACTCCAGATGGcaaatattgtataaaatgcAACTTTTAGGTCATTTTTGTAGGAAATAAAGGAAATACAGATAACTTCCTCTTCAAGGTGACCTCACTGAACCAAGGGACATGTTAACAATCAGTTAAAAATGCTCAGCTTCAAAGATACATGCACGGTTATAAATGTGTCTTCACCATGACAACAGATCAACAATCCTACATTTTGTTATTGCTGTGCACTGAGATGAACACTACATTGCTCATACAGGAAGTGGTTTTGGTCTACTGTTTTAAGAGTGTATCACCATGTGAACTAAATACAACAATCAATGTATCCCCCAccccttctcttcttcctctcacgCTGTCCTCTTACCGTGCTGTGCTTCCAGTAGCGGATAATCTCCTGCAGGTTGGTAGCTGGGTTAAACAGGAAATGCTCCCTCCATTCATTCCAGTCCACAGTCATGGTGCCGTCCACATCAATACTGTGCAAAGATAGacaggaaaataaacattttttgttttgttttcatctaaAATCTGAACAAATGGCCCAGTTATCTGAGACTTAAATAAACTGACTCATTTATTGGCTCATTGGTATTGAATAAACTTTGTGTTGTACAGCTGGGAGAACACCAGCAAACTTCTTCAGACAGGGTTGGCCAATAATCCAGATTTAACTAAAATCCCAACATTATAACTCCTTTACCAACCTGTATGTACTCATGTAACAATATTCACATACAGATCTTGTCTAAATCCCATATAATCATGACCAGATGAAGCTTTTATAGATAAGATGTGGgtctttttatttagttttttttctttgcttggtTTGGTTAGAAAAATGACAGCTGATTGTACTATTTGATCACCACAGACATGTCTTTAATTGCGCcttttttatgaaaatgttaccAAAGAAGCAAGCATGGATGTGAATAAAGCAGGGGTAGAAATTTATAACATacaatttatattttatcaatCAAATATGTGACCTCTTTCTTTAAACCACACCTCCTGAAAAATTACACGTTTATATAAGGATATAATACAGCACAGGATCTGACATAGCAAGAGGCCTACATTTTTCATATGttgttgtacattttttatcatatttacacCCCTGATTTCCACATTTTCTTTCCCAGACATTCCCCAAAATACTAAGGACATGACCCCAGTGTCTCCTGAGGCAGCTACGGCCGTCCATATAATATTTGTGTATACATACAACAACACTAACACCTACCAGAAATAGATGTCTAACACAGAGCACAAGGAAGGAAACATTATGCAATtagtaatattttttaaaagtgtattaCAGTTATAAAAAGGTAAATTTGAGGATTTATATTAACTGAATTTTAGGTCATATCATTGAGCCCTTCAAGCAACTGTTGGGAGACAAATGACTACTGGATTACACTATTCCAAATCCCATTCAGTTTCCAGAGCTCTGCTCAGTtgggaagggagggagggagagagagtgtgagagagagagacagagagagagagagagagagagagagagagagagagagagagagagagagagagagagagagagagagagagagagagagagagagagagagagagagagagagagagagagagtgggggaTTTGCTTAATGCCAAGACATAGTGGTGAGGGAGCGTGAAAATGAGAAAGCTTGTTAGGTCACAAGTCATGAAGACTGATCTTGAAAAGCCCTGCAGTTAAAGTCCTGTTTCAGACTGTACAAAATGGCATAAGCAAAGCATTTCTGAGcttatttgtgtatatttagAAACAATCTTCTAAAAATATATGCAGCAAATAACAAGAATGAAGGAAAACATGCAGCtcttccccctctccctcctttgGTCTCTCTTTTAATCAGTCTGTCCTCAGCTGCTTTCAGTGTACATATTTGTCATTTCCTTCCTTGAAGTGAGTTATGAGACACTCATCAATTACTCTGCGGTTTTCAAACAAATCTTTTTGTCTGATTCACTGTCATGAAcatccttctttctctttcacggTTTCACTGTCATGTTTGCTTCTGTACATAATGTAAATCTCCTTCCTGTTAATCataatataatgatgtataaaaacaaaataaaacaaaaacacaaaaacacagttcaTACTGTGCAGCTTCCTGCATAAATTTGGCCTGACTTGCTGATATATAGTTGTGAGCAGGAGCCAACTCATTTTAAGACCCTTTTACACTTCTACACTGCGTCTTGAGCGATcagatcacaagtggacagcacTAAATACAAGTGTGAACAACCATCAAGACACATTGTGATCCGACGACTCAAACCACTTGCTGAGGTGGTCTGGGACGCATTTGACCATGTATCTTTTGTAGTGTAAACGCTAATATGTCCTGATGCAT is a window of Thunnus thynnus chromosome 8, fThuThy2.1, whole genome shotgun sequence DNA encoding:
- the LOC137187426 gene encoding transmembrane protein 69-like; amino-acid sequence: MFSVIFRRSTFTAQKVLHWAGPPQRCWISSLAGASDGGSSSPGTCWASSARLPCAERAAGRAKTAAILGFMRTEPFHRTQTHCAAFLVRNQHFHSSAVRQKKRPKPEPPPRELDLLRYDMKDLWKSPKPALYLGFAGLIPFVSPTLLMAMSEMYFPELAYAQLAYGASIVSFLGGARWGFALPESSPAKPDWINLANSVVPSLIAWVAMLMSDSIVPAATMVIMGLGISLHYDLSLLPTYPSWFKALRSVLTAVAFFSLVGTLIMNGIYPEKKIFSD
- the LOC137187425 gene encoding mitochondrial adenyl nucleotide antiporter SLC25A24, translating into MYQVVRKLFFTDCRCAEDASKTYEELFAKLDTNKDGKVDVSELRAGLAAMGIQTGKGAAQKIVSSGDQNKDDGLDFNEFSKYLKEHEKKLRLTFKSLDKNNDGRIDFTEVQQSLSDLGLDISKEEAEKILQSIDVDGTMTVDWNEWREHFLFNPATNLQEIIRYWKHSTVLDIGDSLAIPDEFTEEEKTTGLWWKQLSAGAMAGAVSRTGTAPLDRMKVFMQVHASKSNKISLVGGFKQMLKEGGVTSLWRGNGINVLKIAPETAIKFMAYEQYKKLLSSEPGKVKTHERFMAGSLAGATAQTAIYPMEVMKTRLTLRKTGQYSGMFDCAKKILKKEGVKAFYKGYIPNILGIIPYAGIDLAVYESLKNVWLARYAKDTANPGILVLLGCGTVSSTCGQLASYPLALIRTRMQAQASMEGSEQLPMNLMVKKILEKEGFFGLYRGILPNFMKVIPAVSISYVVYEYMRSGLGIQK